Proteins encoded within one genomic window of Oncorhynchus nerka isolate Pitt River unplaced genomic scaffold, Oner_Uvic_2.0 unplaced_scaffold_19___fragment_2___debris, whole genome shotgun sequence:
- the LOC135570471 gene encoding proteolipid protein 2-like isoform X1, with amino-acid sequence MADTETVVAAGCLEKLTCYVTTRKGTILAAEILISLIIIICYAASFNGGYSVVPICEMVSAIIFFVVFMMEMDKSIQGVNWVWSDFFRAAIGAALYTITSLICVIRGTRKDALIAGGVFGLLAGILFAYDVYTIILVIKSNRQDTAAPTGRDDNEERKKCSRLE; translated from the exons ATGGCTGATACTGAGACCGTTGTCGCTGCGGGCTGCTTGGAAAAGTTGACGTGTTACGTGACGACTCGAAAAGGAACAATTCTCGCTGCAGAAATA CTCATCAGTTTAATCATCATAATCTGCTATGCTGCGTCATTTAATGGAGGATATTCTGTGGTGCCCATCTGTGAGATGGTGTCCGCCATCATCTTCTTTGTCGTCTTCATGATGGAAATGGACAAGTCCATTCAGGGGGTCAACTGGGTCTGGAGT GATTTTTTCCGTGCTGCTATTGGTGCAGCCCTGTACACCATCACCTCTCTAATCTGTGTGATTCGTGGAACAAGGAAAGATGCCCTTATTGCCGGAGGG GTGTTTGGCCTGCTGGCTGGGATCCTGTTTGCCTATGACGTCTACACCATCATCCTTGTCATCAAGAGCAACAGGCAGGATACAGCAGCGCCCACTG GACGAGATGACAATGAAGAGAGAAAGAAGTGCAGCAGATTGGAATGA
- the LOC135570471 gene encoding proteolipid protein 2-like isoform X2 → MADTETVVAAGCLEKLTCYVTTRKGTILAAEILISLIIIICYAASFNGGYSVVPICEMVSAIIFFVVFMMEMDKSIQGVNWVWSDFFRAAIGAALYTITSLICVIRGTRKDALIAGGVFGLLAGILFAYDVYTIILVIKSNRQDTAAPTGGYFGTR, encoded by the exons ATGGCTGATACTGAGACCGTTGTCGCTGCGGGCTGCTTGGAAAAGTTGACGTGTTACGTGACGACTCGAAAAGGAACAATTCTCGCTGCAGAAATA CTCATCAGTTTAATCATCATAATCTGCTATGCTGCGTCATTTAATGGAGGATATTCTGTGGTGCCCATCTGTGAGATGGTGTCCGCCATCATCTTCTTTGTCGTCTTCATGATGGAAATGGACAAGTCCATTCAGGGGGTCAACTGGGTCTGGAGT GATTTTTTCCGTGCTGCTATTGGTGCAGCCCTGTACACCATCACCTCTCTAATCTGTGTGATTCGTGGAACAAGGAAAGATGCCCTTATTGCCGGAGGG GTGTTTGGCCTGCTGGCTGGGATCCTGTTTGCCTATGACGTCTACACCATCATCCTTGTCATCAAGAGCAACAGGCAGGATACAGCAGCGCCCACTGGTGGGTATTTTGG GACGAGATGA
- the LOC135570471 gene encoding proteolipid protein 2-like isoform X3 — translation MADTETVVAAGCLEKLTCYVTTRKGTILAAEILISLIIIICYAASFNGGYSVVPICEMVSAIIFFVVFMMEMDKSIQGVNWVWSDFFRAAIGAALYTITSLICVIRGTRKDALIAGGVFGLLAGILFAYDVYTIILVIKSNRQDTAAPTDV, via the exons ATGGCTGATACTGAGACCGTTGTCGCTGCGGGCTGCTTGGAAAAGTTGACGTGTTACGTGACGACTCGAAAAGGAACAATTCTCGCTGCAGAAATA CTCATCAGTTTAATCATCATAATCTGCTATGCTGCGTCATTTAATGGAGGATATTCTGTGGTGCCCATCTGTGAGATGGTGTCCGCCATCATCTTCTTTGTCGTCTTCATGATGGAAATGGACAAGTCCATTCAGGGGGTCAACTGGGTCTGGAGT GATTTTTTCCGTGCTGCTATTGGTGCAGCCCTGTACACCATCACCTCTCTAATCTGTGTGATTCGTGGAACAAGGAAAGATGCCCTTATTGCCGGAGGG GTGTTTGGCCTGCTGGCTGGGATCCTGTTTGCCTATGACGTCTACACCATCATCCTTGTCATCAAGAGCAACAGGCAGGATACAGCAGCGCCCACTG ATGTTTAA